A region of Novipirellula aureliae DNA encodes the following proteins:
- the pnuC gene encoding nicotinamide riboside transporter PnuC: MNLIELAATVFGFLCVLLTIRRSVWCWPIGLVQVTLFIFVFYDAKLYSDLLLHVVYVFLQFYGWYCWTRDDAIDKTLVVQSLPASRLAIWIAIVAIGTAGWGWAMSRWTDASLPYPDAFTTVASLVAQFLLARRYVQNWAFWIAVDVVAIWVYFTKELNATAVLYIAFLILASIGLAIWKQRLAIQSCPASMRTEGVSA; encoded by the coding sequence ATGAATTTGATAGAACTAGCCGCAACCGTGTTTGGATTTCTATGTGTCTTGCTTACGATTCGCCGGAGCGTGTGGTGTTGGCCGATCGGACTGGTGCAAGTCACGCTGTTTATTTTCGTGTTCTACGATGCAAAACTATATTCGGATTTGCTGCTACACGTCGTTTATGTTTTTCTTCAGTTCTATGGTTGGTACTGCTGGACTCGTGACGATGCAATTGACAAAACGTTGGTCGTCCAATCTTTACCGGCATCGCGGCTTGCGATTTGGATCGCAATCGTGGCGATCGGCACCGCTGGATGGGGCTGGGCAATGAGTCGCTGGACCGATGCGTCACTTCCCTATCCCGATGCTTTTACGACAGTTGCAAGCTTGGTCGCACAATTCTTGCTGGCCCGACGATACGTTCAGAACTGGGCCTTTTGGATCGCAGTCGATGTCGTCGCAATCTGGGTCTATTTTACGAAGGAACTCAATGCCACTGCGGTGCTGTATATTGCGTTTCTGATTCTAGCGAGCATCGGGTTGGCGATTTGGAAGCAGCGACTGGCGATCCAATCCTGTCCTGCATCCATGCGAACCGAAGGAGTGTCGGCGTGA
- a CDS encoding GNAT family N-acetyltransferase, with protein sequence MTEYVCEALSRKHDRKQFDCGVEELNSYLARSASQDVKRKVAAVFVLCPQNDSGRIAGFYTLCSTSIELMGLPKDVQKRLPRYPQVPGVLIGRLARDIDFPGLGTLLLADALSRCVEASKQIAASVIVVDAKDDAARQFHEKFGFQILPRLPSRLFFSMATAEKL encoded by the coding sequence ATGACCGAGTACGTTTGTGAGGCATTAAGTCGAAAGCATGATCGTAAACAGTTTGATTGCGGTGTCGAGGAGTTAAATTCGTATCTTGCTCGATCGGCAAGTCAGGACGTGAAGCGAAAAGTCGCTGCCGTTTTCGTGTTATGTCCTCAAAACGACTCAGGGAGGATCGCTGGTTTCTATACACTTTGCTCAACGTCCATTGAATTGATGGGTTTGCCAAAAGACGTGCAAAAACGATTACCTCGCTATCCCCAAGTACCCGGCGTCTTGATCGGTCGGCTAGCAAGAGATATCGATTTTCCGGGGCTAGGGACTTTGTTGTTGGCTGATGCTCTTTCTCGCTGTGTGGAAGCATCTAAGCAGATTGCGGCAAGCGTCATCGTCGTCGATGCAAAGGACGATGCCGCTCGGCAATTCCATGAAAAGTTCGGCTTTCAGATACTTCCACGGCTGCCGTCACGATTGTTCTTTTCAATGGCAACCGCCGAGAAACTGTAA
- a CDS encoding type II toxin-antitoxin system TacA family antitoxin, producing MARIETRVSTEKKQLIERAAAYQGCSVSEFVIANAEQAAKAVIEEHEQLKLTRAQSLALVEVLLSTRQPNKRLRDAAVRHRKEVERR from the coding sequence ATGGCGAGAATTGAAACACGCGTTTCAACGGAAAAAAAACAATTGATTGAGCGAGCTGCAGCCTATCAGGGATGCAGCGTATCAGAGTTCGTGATCGCGAACGCTGAACAAGCCGCCAAGGCGGTTATCGAAGAACATGAGCAGCTCAAGCTAACGCGAGCACAAAGCCTCGCTTTAGTGGAAGTGCTGCTGTCAACGCGGCAGCCCAACAAACGACTCCGTGACGCGGCAGTTCGGCATCGTAAGGAAGTTGAGAGACGATGA
- a CDS encoding RNA 2'-phosphotransferase yields the protein MKTDKLIVSISKLLSLILRHQPEVVGLTLDEEGWLDVNELIANANERGNQLTLELVHEVVATSDKKRFALSEDGLRIRASQGHSVAGVDLKLEETTPPATLCHGTVAAFIESIRASGLQKRSRNHVHLSADETTARNVGSRRGKPIILLVDAAAMHQDGHRFYLSANGIWLVEMVPTKYLTFPRSSIR from the coding sequence ATGAAGACAGATAAGCTAATTGTATCGATCAGCAAACTATTGAGCTTAATTCTCCGGCATCAACCGGAAGTCGTTGGCTTGACTCTCGACGAAGAGGGGTGGCTAGACGTCAATGAGCTGATTGCCAACGCAAATGAACGTGGAAATCAATTGACTCTCGAACTGGTTCACGAGGTTGTCGCGACGAGTGACAAGAAACGTTTTGCGTTAAGTGAAGACGGACTTCGGATTCGAGCCAGCCAGGGGCATTCGGTTGCAGGCGTTGACTTGAAACTTGAGGAGACAACGCCACCGGCTACCCTTTGTCACGGAACGGTCGCAGCCTTCATCGAGAGCATCCGAGCGAGCGGTTTGCAAAAGCGATCTCGAAATCATGTGCATTTGTCTGCCGATGAAACGACCGCGCGCAATGTAGGATCGCGACGAGGCAAGCCGATCATCCTGCTCGTCGATGCCGCGGCAATGCATCAGGATGGTCACCGATTCTACCTTTCGGCCAACGGGATTTGGTTGGTCGAGATGGTGCCCACGAAGTACTTGACATTCCCTCGCTCGAGTATCCGATGA
- a CDS encoding TROVE domain-containing protein, translated as MANKSLFQSITSVLPRATVVNEAGGPAYKLSAKHALAQMAATGTFGNVYYTSAQNQLDAMRKLIDEIDDNEFLAKLAVYSRERAYMKDMPAALLVVLSTRDTKLMHQVFDRVADNGRVLRTVFQMTRSGQFGRKGLSSSLQRAFQRWLNDASVGKLLSASIGNDPSLRDVLRMARPTPKDNERRALFGWLTDKPVEKWSPATADNLPSTVQSLVAYRAADTAESQTLIAGDSLTTVRWDLLADAAKGPLVWKAIARQMGPQALRMNLNTLLRHDVFKVASSLRDGGVSLGKTDLRGTDNAMIDYVAGRLADPGAIARSRQFPYQFLAAYMNASDEVPSKIKTALHDAAEIACGNVPTLPGPVIIGLDASGSMGCAVTGNRGRGGTSKMRCVDVAALFAAAILRRNPDSVVIPFDTQAYKAKIDPSDTILSLSARLSKYGGGGTDCSLPFVEANTRYAKQAFAGIVLVSDNESWITSGRRYGYGQNGSTGVMTQWEKFKKTQRGHGVVDPKLVCIDIQPYGTSQAPERDDILNIGGFSDAVFNVVSSFLENDASRFVREVESVEL; from the coding sequence ATGGCCAACAAGTCTCTATTCCAAAGCATCACCAGCGTCCTGCCACGAGCGACTGTCGTCAACGAAGCAGGCGGACCAGCGTACAAGCTGTCTGCGAAGCACGCGCTTGCGCAAATGGCGGCGACCGGCACGTTCGGTAACGTCTACTACACGTCCGCGCAAAACCAACTCGACGCGATGCGAAAGCTGATCGACGAGATCGACGACAACGAGTTCCTGGCAAAGCTGGCCGTCTACTCACGTGAGCGTGCTTACATGAAGGACATGCCGGCGGCGCTCTTGGTCGTGTTGTCGACGCGAGACACCAAGCTCATGCACCAAGTCTTCGACCGAGTCGCGGATAACGGCCGCGTTCTACGCACCGTTTTCCAAATGACTCGCAGCGGACAATTCGGTCGCAAGGGTCTGTCGTCTTCGCTGCAGCGTGCGTTCCAGCGATGGCTCAACGACGCGTCAGTTGGCAAGTTGCTCTCAGCTTCGATCGGAAACGATCCAAGCCTGCGAGACGTCTTGCGAATGGCGCGTCCAACGCCAAAGGACAACGAGCGTCGAGCACTGTTCGGATGGTTGACCGACAAGCCAGTCGAGAAGTGGTCACCAGCTACGGCTGACAACCTACCATCGACGGTGCAGTCGCTGGTCGCTTACCGAGCAGCCGACACGGCCGAATCCCAAACGTTGATCGCTGGCGACTCTCTCACAACAGTTCGATGGGACTTGCTAGCCGATGCAGCCAAGGGACCGTTGGTTTGGAAGGCGATTGCCCGACAAATGGGACCGCAAGCACTGCGAATGAACCTCAATACGCTATTGCGTCACGACGTGTTCAAAGTAGCTTCGTCTCTCCGAGACGGTGGTGTCAGTCTTGGAAAGACTGACCTACGTGGAACCGACAACGCGATGATCGACTACGTGGCCGGCCGACTGGCTGACCCGGGCGCAATCGCTCGCAGCCGTCAGTTCCCGTACCAGTTCCTGGCAGCTTACATGAACGCATCGGACGAGGTTCCAAGCAAGATCAAGACTGCGCTACATGACGCGGCCGAGATTGCGTGCGGAAACGTGCCAACGCTACCCGGACCAGTCATCATCGGACTCGACGCGTCGGGTTCGATGGGGTGTGCTGTCACGGGCAACCGTGGTCGCGGTGGAACGTCGAAGATGCGATGCGTCGATGTTGCGGCACTGTTCGCAGCAGCGATCCTGCGTCGTAACCCAGACAGCGTCGTGATTCCATTCGATACGCAAGCTTACAAGGCGAAGATCGATCCAAGCGATACGATCTTGTCACTGTCAGCACGCTTGTCGAAGTACGGAGGCGGAGGAACGGACTGCTCGTTGCCATTTGTCGAAGCCAACACGCGATACGCGAAGCAAGCCTTCGCCGGCATCGTGCTGGTCAGCGACAACGAAAGCTGGATCACCTCGGGACGTCGTTACGGCTACGGCCAAAACGGTTCAACCGGAGTGATGACCCAATGGGAGAAGTTCAAGAAGACGCAGCGTGGACACGGCGTTGTCGATCCAAAGCTAGTCTGCATTGACATTCAACCCTACGGAACCAGCCAGGCACCCGAGCGAGACGACATCCTGAACATCGGCGGCTTCAGTGACGCCGTGTTCAACGTAGTCAGCTCATTCCTAGAAAACGACGCATCCCGCTTCGTCCGCGAAGTCGAATCCGTCGAACTGTAA
- a CDS encoding four helix bundle protein, whose translation MRDHRKLRAFELADQLVMSVYSATRTFPRDEMFGLTSQLRRASVSIASNIVEGCARNSEADFLRFLDMALGSIREVEYQLTIARRLEYTNGETAERLANQADETARVLAGLIRSLRSST comes from the coding sequence ATGCGGGATCATCGAAAACTACGAGCGTTTGAACTAGCAGATCAGCTTGTCATGTCTGTCTACTCAGCAACAAGGACATTCCCAAGGGATGAAATGTTCGGTCTGACGTCGCAACTTCGCCGAGCTTCCGTTTCGATTGCATCCAACATCGTCGAAGGATGTGCGCGGAACTCCGAAGCAGATTTCCTACGTTTCCTCGACATGGCACTTGGATCCATTCGAGAGGTCGAATATCAGCTGACCATCGCAAGACGGCTCGAATACACAAACGGCGAGACCGCCGAACGACTTGCAAATCAAGCGGATGAGACAGCAAGGGTGCTCGCTGGTCTCATCCGTTCACTTCGCTCGTCAACTTGA
- a CDS encoding SEC-C metal-binding domain-containing protein, whose protein sequence is MMTTTPNAFEPMSKRRKGYPSETKVKRGVRIIQGKQLEEKLGRNDLCPCGSGQRFKRCCLRSGRL, encoded by the coding sequence ATGATGACGACAACGCCCAATGCTTTCGAGCCAATGAGCAAACGTCGTAAAGGCTACCCGTCAGAAACGAAAGTCAAACGCGGAGTCCGAATCATCCAAGGCAAGCAACTCGAGGAAAAACTCGGCCGCAACGACCTGTGCCCATGCGGCAGCGGTCAGCGGTTCAAACGTTGTTGCCTACGATCGGGGCGTCTGTGA
- a CDS encoding four helix bundle protein: MRDHRKLRAFELADELVLDLYRATKTFPREEMFGLTSQLRRATVSIASNIVEGCARQSQADSVRFLDMAFASAREVEYQLSIAARLEYLPADVATRLNDKVVETSKVTYGLLKSLRSDS, from the coding sequence ATGCGAGATCACAGAAAACTGCGAGCGTTTGAGTTGGCCGATGAATTGGTTTTGGACTTGTACCGTGCTACCAAGACATTTCCGCGTGAGGAAATGTTCGGGCTAACATCTCAACTTCGTCGGGCAACCGTTTCGATTGCATCCAACATCGTCGAAGGTTGCGCTCGCCAATCGCAAGCGGACTCCGTCCGTTTCCTCGACATGGCGTTCGCCTCCGCACGCGAAGTCGAGTATCAACTCAGCATCGCAGCTAGACTCGAATACCTACCCGCCGATGTCGCCACGAGACTCAACGACAAAGTCGTCGAAACATCGAAGGTCACGTATGGGCTCCTCAAATCGCTTCGCAGCGATTCTTGA
- a CDS encoding four helix bundle protein encodes MRDHTKLRAFTLADEVALLIYKFTSSFPREEQFGLTSQMRRAAVSIPSNIVEGCGRQSEADFLRFLDIAYGSLREVEYQASLALRLGFADETPELKTKLTETSKVLAALIRSIRKS; translated from the coding sequence ATGCGAGACCATACGAAACTTCGGGCCTTCACTTTGGCGGATGAAGTTGCACTGTTGATCTACAAATTCACGTCGAGTTTTCCGCGAGAAGAACAATTCGGACTGACATCGCAAATGCGACGGGCCGCGGTGTCGATCCCATCGAACATCGTTGAAGGATGCGGACGTCAAAGCGAAGCTGACTTCCTTCGTTTCCTAGACATCGCATACGGCTCACTTCGAGAGGTTGAGTATCAGGCATCGCTCGCACTCCGCCTCGGCTTTGCCGATGAAACGCCAGAACTGAAAACTAAACTGACCGAGACATCGAAAGTTTTGGCAGCGTTAATCCGGTCCATCCGAAAAAGCTAG
- a CDS encoding recombinase family protein, with protein MHANTDQTEMKLVRAAQYVRMSTEHQQYSTANQDDIIQEYARKRNFEIVKTYADEGKSGLNVAGRRSLQALIADVQNGVADYEAILVYDVSRWGRFQDADESAYYEYLCKRAGISVHYCAEQFENDGGPTSTIIKSVKRAMAGEYSRELSTKVFQGQCRLIELGYRQGGPAGFGLRRMLIDQTGEAKAQLARGECKSLQTDRVILVKGPEQEIETVNRVYRMFVVEGQRERQIAEQLNSEGINTDLGRLWNRGTIRQLLTNEKYIGNNVYNRTSFKLKQRRVCNEPDIWIRKDAAFAAVVSQELFYTAQGIIRERAKCYSDEEMITCLRSLMEQSPTLSAGLIDAADNTPTSSTYRTRFGSLIRAYRLAGYQPDRDYEYIEINQKLREMYPDLIGDVMARLGAAGASVTQDVDTDLLLINGEYSASMVLSRCRQTKAGSLRWMINVEQKVAPDITILVRMDAANEHVADYYLLPIMDIQTPRLLLCESNGVYLDTYQFDSLEYFTSLSERRKIEVAA; from the coding sequence ATGCATGCAAACACAGATCAAACTGAGATGAAACTGGTTCGAGCTGCTCAGTACGTTCGGATGTCGACCGAGCATCAGCAGTACTCGACCGCCAATCAAGACGACATCATTCAAGAGTACGCAAGGAAGCGCAACTTCGAGATTGTGAAGACCTACGCCGACGAAGGCAAAAGCGGTTTGAACGTCGCTGGCCGTCGATCTCTTCAAGCGTTAATCGCAGACGTACAAAATGGAGTGGCCGATTACGAAGCAATTCTTGTTTACGACGTGAGTCGCTGGGGGCGGTTCCAAGACGCCGACGAGAGCGCCTATTACGAGTATCTATGCAAACGGGCCGGTATCTCGGTGCACTACTGTGCTGAGCAATTCGAGAACGACGGCGGGCCAACGTCTACGATCATCAAGAGCGTCAAGCGAGCGATGGCTGGCGAGTACAGTCGTGAGCTGTCGACAAAGGTCTTCCAAGGACAATGCAGATTGATCGAACTCGGCTACCGACAGGGTGGGCCGGCTGGGTTCGGGCTACGCCGAATGCTGATCGACCAAACGGGCGAAGCCAAGGCCCAACTTGCTCGCGGCGAATGCAAGAGCTTGCAAACGGATCGTGTGATACTCGTGAAAGGACCAGAGCAAGAAATCGAGACAGTGAATCGCGTATATCGCATGTTCGTCGTCGAAGGACAACGTGAGCGACAAATTGCAGAGCAATTGAACTCAGAGGGGATTAACACAGATCTGGGGAGACTGTGGAATCGCGGTACGATTCGCCAATTGCTCACGAATGAGAAATACATTGGCAACAACGTCTACAATCGAACGTCGTTTAAATTGAAACAGCGTCGCGTGTGCAACGAACCAGACATCTGGATTCGGAAAGACGCTGCGTTCGCCGCCGTCGTCAGCCAGGAGCTGTTCTACACCGCACAAGGGATCATTCGCGAGCGAGCCAAGTGCTATAGCGATGAGGAGATGATTACCTGCCTACGATCGCTGATGGAACAGAGCCCCACTCTGTCCGCTGGCTTAATCGACGCAGCCGACAACACTCCAACATCTTCGACTTACCGCACGCGATTCGGCAGCTTGATTCGGGCGTATCGTCTGGCGGGCTACCAACCTGACCGTGACTACGAGTATATCGAGATCAATCAAAAGCTTCGTGAAATGTATCCGGACTTGATTGGCGACGTGATGGCCCGCCTAGGCGCCGCGGGTGCATCGGTGACCCAAGATGTGGACACCGATCTGCTTCTGATTAACGGCGAGTACAGTGCGTCGATGGTGTTATCTCGCTGTCGGCAAACCAAGGCCGGATCGCTGCGGTGGATGATCAATGTCGAACAGAAGGTTGCCCCCGACATCACGATTCTCGTGCGCATGGATGCTGCCAACGAACACGTGGCCGACTATTACCTGCTACCGATCATGGACATACAAACCCCGCGATTGCTGTTGTGCGAGTCCAACGGCGTCTACCTGGACACGTACCAATTCGACAGTCTCGAATACTTCACTTCGTTGTCCGAACGCAGAAAAATCGAGGTGGCAGCATGA
- a CDS encoding plasmid partitioning protein RepB C-terminal domain-containing protein: MNTPNEKEIRLIPLDKITVVNPRDRGQTKFRQIVNNIANIGLKKPITVTPKPGSDDEFLLVCGQGRYEAYETLGQNEIPAIVTDVSEDKLFLMSLVENLARRMPSCVEMLHEIGAMKERGNSFADIAKKTDLAVSYVRGIVKLIQRGEERLLMAVERGQIPVSVAVTIAVADDHDIQRALTEAYESNDLRGKRLLAARRLIEKRHTDGKSLRSGPRRANSVVSGKILLETYQTESAKQRLVVQKSKLCETRLLFVVSAIRQLVEDKKFVELLRSEDLDTMPAYLATELSRKGPLT, translated from the coding sequence ATGAATACGCCAAACGAAAAAGAAATTCGATTGATACCACTCGATAAGATTACGGTGGTCAATCCCCGCGATCGAGGACAGACGAAGTTTCGCCAGATCGTCAACAACATCGCCAACATCGGGCTGAAGAAGCCGATCACCGTCACACCGAAACCGGGCAGCGATGACGAATTCCTGTTGGTCTGCGGGCAAGGGCGATATGAAGCCTACGAGACACTCGGGCAAAATGAAATCCCAGCGATCGTGACTGACGTCTCCGAGGACAAGCTGTTCTTGATGAGCTTGGTGGAGAATCTAGCTCGGCGAATGCCTTCGTGCGTCGAGATGTTGCATGAGATCGGAGCAATGAAAGAACGTGGAAACTCTTTTGCCGATATCGCGAAGAAGACTGATCTCGCGGTTTCTTACGTTCGCGGCATCGTCAAGCTGATTCAGCGAGGTGAGGAACGCTTGTTGATGGCGGTGGAACGAGGGCAGATTCCGGTAAGTGTTGCCGTGACTATTGCGGTCGCGGACGATCATGACATCCAACGAGCGTTGACCGAAGCCTACGAGTCAAACGACCTGCGGGGAAAGAGGCTACTCGCGGCGCGACGCTTGATTGAAAAACGACACACTGATGGAAAGTCTTTGCGAAGTGGGCCACGACGCGCTAATTCAGTGGTGTCGGGGAAGATACTTCTGGAAACCTATCAAACCGAGTCGGCGAAACAGCGGCTGGTGGTCCAGAAGTCGAAGCTCTGCGAAACACGATTGCTGTTTGTCGTCTCTGCCATCCGACAACTTGTTGAAGACAAAAAGTTTGTCGAACTCTTGCGATCGGAGGATCTGGATACCATGCCAGCCTACTTGGCAACTGAACTCAGTAGGAAAGGTCCTCTCACATGA
- a CDS encoding plasmid partitioning protein RepB C-terminal domain-containing protein, which translates to MNTKVQLACETVVREIPLSDILPMRKIAKNAKNTVKYRQIVMSIKRIGLIEPLVVHREKGSRGQFMLLDGNVRYDVLMELKIESVKCLVALDDEAYTYNHKVNRLSSIQEHFMIMKAVKSGVSESQIADVLDIDVALIRKKRDLLVGICPEAVELLKGRKATNATFVQMRKVIPMRQIEMAELMCATNNFSDSYSKCLIAATSAELLVDKDSSREVDGLSSIDMARMEREMDALAKDFKQIDEVHGKNVLNLVIAVGYLKSLLDNARVVRYLASAYPEILTELQKVAESRMLEGTKETE; encoded by the coding sequence ATGAACACTAAAGTACAACTTGCATGCGAGACTGTTGTTCGCGAAATTCCGCTATCGGATATTCTCCCAATGCGGAAGATTGCAAAGAACGCAAAGAACACGGTGAAGTATCGACAGATCGTTATGTCAATCAAACGGATCGGACTAATCGAACCTCTGGTCGTTCATCGCGAAAAAGGAAGCCGTGGGCAATTCATGCTCCTAGATGGCAACGTTCGATATGACGTGCTGATGGAACTGAAGATTGAATCGGTAAAATGCTTGGTCGCACTCGACGACGAAGCTTACACGTACAACCACAAAGTGAACCGTCTCTCTTCAATCCAAGAACATTTCATGATCATGAAGGCAGTCAAGAGCGGTGTTTCGGAAAGCCAGATTGCCGACGTGCTTGACATCGACGTCGCACTGATCCGAAAGAAACGCGACCTTTTGGTTGGGATCTGTCCAGAGGCTGTCGAGCTCTTGAAGGGAAGAAAGGCAACAAACGCTACTTTCGTTCAGATGCGAAAGGTCATTCCGATGCGACAAATCGAAATGGCCGAATTGATGTGTGCTACGAACAACTTTTCGGACAGCTACTCGAAATGTCTGATTGCCGCGACATCCGCTGAACTATTGGTTGACAAGGACAGCTCCCGCGAAGTCGATGGTCTTTCGTCAATCGATATGGCACGGATGGAACGAGAAATGGACGCATTGGCCAAGGACTTCAAGCAAATCGACGAAGTCCACGGAAAGAACGTTCTGAATCTGGTCATTGCGGTCGGCTACCTAAAGTCGCTTCTCGACAACGCTCGCGTGGTTCGATATCTGGCCAGCGCGTATCCCGAGATTCTGACCGAGTTGCAAAAAGTTGCTGAGTCTCGAATGCTCGAGGGAACTAAGGAGACGGAGTGA